A segment of the Streptomyces pactum genome:
CCGAGCTGGGCGACTTCCAGCGGCACGCCCTGCGCTGGGGCGTCCTCGTCTCCGCCGCCTACATCCTCTTCGCCGTCGTCACCGGCGCCATCAGCGTCACCTGAGCCGCGCGCGATGCTCGCGGATCTCCTCGTTCCCCGGTGGGCCGCACCACGCCTCGGTGCGGCCCACCAGGGCTGTCACGTGTCGCGGCGACGGCCCGGCCGGCCGCCACGAGGCTCCGCGTCAGGCGATCGTGAGTACTACGAAGGGCAAGCACCGGGCCAAATCCCGGACCGGCCCGTCGCCTCCGAAAGCACCGTCGTCCACGACCGCTGGGCGTGGCCCTCGCGGTGACGCCCTGGAACTACCTCTCCCGGCAGTCCTTCCGCTTCGCCGCGCCGGCCCTCGCCGCGACCGTCCTCCAGCACGGAGGGACCGCGCCCGGCGGCTCCGCCCCGTTCGTGGTCCTCGCCGACGCCGACGCCGAGGGGGCCGTCGCCCTGGCCAACCGCACCGAGTACGGCCTCGGCGACGCCCCGTGAACGTCCGACCTCGACCGAGCCTGCCGCCTCCCCCGGGTCCTCGACGCCGGCTCCGTCTACGTCAACGGCATGTCGCCTCCGACCCGCGCCTGCCCACCGGCGGCGTCAAGAAGTCCGGCGCGGCCGGGTGCACGGAGCCGAAGGCATCCGCGAGTTCGTCAACACCGAACCGTCCGGATCGACCCGGCCACAACGACCGCATGAACAGCCCCTTGTCCCGCCTCGCCACGGAGACCCTGTGAACCACCCGACCGACGAGCCCTGTTTCGGCTCCTTCCCGCCCGCCGTCCTGCGCCCGGCCGAACTGACCGCCTTCAGCCGTGGCGGCGGCGCCCGCACCATCCCCCTGGTCACCCAGGCCGTCGGCGCCGAAGTCTTCCTCACCGGGCAGACCCTTTTCGAGGGCGGTGCCGGCATCGCCCTGCACACCCACAACTGCCCGGAGAGCGTGACCATCCTCGAAGGCGACGCCATCGTGGAGATCGACGGCACCGAACACCGAGTCACCCGCTTCGACACCACCTACGTCGCCGCAGGTACCCCCCACCGCTTCCGCAACGCCTCCGCCACCGAACCCATGCGCATCCTCTGGATCTACGCCTCCGTCGACGCCACCCGCACCCTCGTCGGGACCGGCGTCACCGCGCGCGTCGATACCGAGCACGACAAAGCCGCCGCCCGGACCCGCGACTGGCCCCGGCCCCGACACTCCCCAGGAACAGGAACGCAACCGTGATCACTGAGATCGCTCGGATCGAGATCCATCCGGGCCACGAGAACATGTTCGAGGAGGCCGTCGCCGAGGCCCTGCCCCTCTTCCTCGCGGCCGACGGCTGTGACGGGGTCGACCTGCACCGCAGCGTCGAACCCCCCACGCGCTACCGGCTCATGGTCCGGTGGGAGACCCTCGAGCACCACACCGTCGCCTTCCGCGGCTCCCAGGACTTCGCCCGGTGGCGGGCGCTGGCCGGACCGCATTTCGCGGCTCCGCCGCAGGTCGAACACGTACGCTCCGTCCTCGCACCATGACGCCGGCGGCCGGGACCGCCGCACGGTCCCGGCCCGCCCCTGTCCTCGCGGAGGCACCGGACGGTGATCGCGCCCTCGGCACAGAACGGGCGTCCGAGTCCGCGCGCCGCCGTGGCTCGGCCGCGCCGCCGGTGAAGAAGGTCGCGCACGGCCGGGCGGCCTCCTCGGGAATGTGAAGGTCACGTGCAGGCAGCATCCATGGGATTGATCTTGGGCATGCTCCGGCCGCACCTCAGCGCCCCCACCACGAGGAGAGCCGAGCAGTGAACGCCCCGCACTTCACGTCCACACCGACTGCGCTGGGCAGCCTTCCGCTGGTTGGACACGCCCACCACCTCGCCCGCACCCCGCTTCCCTTCATCGCCTCGCTGCGAGAGCGGGGCAGCGTCGTGCGCATACGCATCGGCACCGCGCCCGCCTACGTGGTCACCGACCCCGCTCTCACCCGCAAGGTCCTGGTCACCGACGCCGCGGACTTCACCAAGGGCGGCAAGATCATCGACGCACTCCGCGTGTTCTTCGGCGACGGGCTCGCCACGGTGGCCGACGGAGACACCCACCTGCGCAACCGGCGCCTGATGCAGCCGATGTTCAACAAAGCGCACATTGCCACCCGCGGCGACGCCATGATCGATCAGGTTCAGACGATGGTCGCCGCGTGGGAGGA
Coding sequences within it:
- a CDS encoding cupin domain-containing protein codes for the protein MNHPTDEPCFGSFPPAVLRPAELTAFSRGGGARTIPLVTQAVGAEVFLTGQTLFEGGAGIALHTHNCPESVTILEGDAIVEIDGTEHRVTRFDTTYVAAGTPHRFRNASATEPMRILWIYASVDATRTLVGTGVTARVDTEHDKAAARTRDWPRPRHSPGTGTQP
- a CDS encoding antibiotic biosynthesis monooxygenase family protein, whose protein sequence is MITEIARIEIHPGHENMFEEAVAEALPLFLAADGCDGVDLHRSVEPPTRYRLMVRWETLEHHTVAFRGSQDFARWRALAGPHFAAPPQVEHVRSVLAP